A portion of the Achromobacter sp. MFA1 R4 genome contains these proteins:
- a CDS encoding sulfate/molybdate ABC transporter ATP-binding protein, with product MSIEVRNLSKRFGQFRALNDVSLHIETGELVALLGPSGCGKTTLLRIIAGLESADSGSVLFAGEDATAVDVRQRQVGFVFQHYALFKHMTVFENVAFGLRVKHRSQRPSEDQIRRKVHDLLGLVQLDWLADRYPAQLSGGQRQRIALARALAVEPRVLLLDEPFGALDAKVRKELRRWLRRLHDELHVASVFVTHDQEEALEVSDRVVLMNAGRIEQVGTPLEVWEGPATPFVYGFLGDVNQLQGTAARGVWEGAGLSLPAPDLAQPDAQRATAYVRPHEFEVERYRAGADGIPVRLSHAYLAGPSAYLELARQDSDAIIEAEVPESLYQELNLQDGEILLARPRRARIFAVQP from the coding sequence ATGAGTATCGAAGTACGCAATCTATCCAAGCGGTTCGGCCAGTTCCGCGCGCTGAACGATGTGTCGCTGCACATCGAGACCGGCGAGCTGGTGGCGCTGCTGGGACCGTCGGGCTGTGGCAAGACGACGCTGCTGCGCATCATCGCGGGGCTGGAGTCGGCCGATTCCGGCAGCGTGCTGTTCGCGGGCGAGGACGCCACCGCGGTGGACGTGCGCCAGCGCCAGGTCGGGTTCGTGTTCCAGCACTACGCGCTCTTCAAGCACATGACGGTGTTCGAGAACGTGGCCTTCGGCCTGCGCGTCAAGCATCGTTCGCAGCGCCCGTCCGAGGACCAGATCCGGCGCAAGGTGCACGACCTGCTGGGGCTGGTGCAACTGGACTGGCTGGCCGACCGCTATCCGGCGCAACTGTCGGGCGGGCAGCGCCAGCGCATCGCCCTGGCGCGCGCGCTGGCGGTCGAGCCGCGCGTGCTGTTGCTGGACGAACCCTTCGGCGCGCTGGACGCCAAGGTGCGCAAGGAACTGCGCCGCTGGTTGCGGCGGCTGCACGACGAACTGCACGTGGCCAGCGTGTTCGTGACGCATGACCAGGAAGAGGCGCTGGAAGTGTCCGACCGGGTGGTGCTGATGAACGCTGGCCGCATCGAACAGGTGGGCACGCCGCTCGAAGTCTGGGAAGGCCCGGCCACGCCGTTCGTCTATGGCTTCCTGGGCGACGTGAACCAGCTGCAGGGCACGGCCGCGCGCGGTGTGTGGGAAGGCGCCGGGCTGTCGCTGCCGGCCCCGGACCTGGCGCAGCCCGATGCGCAGCGCGCCACCGCATATGTGCGGCCGCACGAATTCGAGGTCGAGCGTTATCGCGCCGGCGCCGACGGCATTCCGGTGCGCCTGTCGCACGCCTATCTGGCCGGCCCCAGCGCCTATCTCGAACTGGCGCGCCAGGACTCGGACGCCATCATCGAGGCCGAGGTGCCGGAATCGCTCTATCAGGAACTGAACCTGCAGGATGGCGAGATCCTGCTGGCGCGTCCCCGGCGCGCTCGTATTTTCGCGGTGCAACCATGA
- the aspT gene encoding aspartate-alanine antiporter yields the protein MTCTVGFFASVPIAVLFVTVGLGYLIGKLKVGPIQLGGVCGTLIVALLIGQTGCQMRGDLKEVAFALFIFAMGYSGGPQFFANLNRSSLRYVVLPIIEAALVLGIVLAAVPLFGLDAGTAAGLAAGAATESAVVGTAAEALKHLGLPDAEVQRMEANIATAYTLTYLVGLISIVFFTSQVAPALLRINLREASKALEAKLGASPGDNDEASLPTLPRLVGRAHVVKDVDGWRVGDVEAQLGGRTVISRVLRDGEAVDAMPEYVLATGDVVVVLGPRRFALRAGSVIGPEIQLPEAHADDLQLSERQVVVSQKSVNGHTVGELAQRPNARRARGVFLQSISRSGHVLPITPATVVQYGDLVTLVGAEPELSEAMAALGSELRRSGVTDLVFLAFGILAGLMLGSLGARLWGIPVSLGSGGGALVSGLVCGWINAKRPSIGHMPAHAVQLLKDLGLAIFVACVGLSAGPDALSLIREHGAVLPLIGLLVSLGPACLSLWVGHKLLKIEGPLLVGAIAGQHVSTPAISAILTASGSSVPLLGYTVTYAIANVLLPVLGPIIVSLAYHLS from the coding sequence ATGACGTGTACGGTCGGGTTTTTCGCTAGCGTCCCCATCGCGGTGCTGTTCGTCACGGTGGGGCTGGGATATCTGATCGGCAAGCTGAAGGTCGGGCCGATACAGCTGGGCGGGGTGTGCGGAACGCTCATCGTCGCCCTGCTGATCGGCCAGACGGGCTGCCAGATGCGCGGCGACCTGAAGGAGGTGGCGTTCGCCCTGTTTATCTTCGCCATGGGTTACTCCGGCGGCCCGCAGTTCTTCGCCAATCTCAACCGGTCCAGCCTGCGCTATGTCGTGCTGCCGATCATCGAGGCGGCGCTGGTGCTTGGCATCGTGCTGGCGGCCGTGCCGCTGTTCGGGCTGGATGCCGGTACCGCCGCAGGCCTGGCGGCGGGCGCGGCCACGGAATCGGCCGTGGTGGGCACGGCGGCCGAGGCCCTCAAGCACCTGGGCCTGCCGGACGCGGAAGTCCAGCGCATGGAGGCCAACATCGCCACGGCCTACACACTGACCTACCTGGTCGGCCTCATCAGCATCGTCTTTTTCACCAGCCAGGTGGCGCCCGCGCTGCTGCGGATCAATCTGCGCGAGGCGTCCAAGGCGCTGGAGGCGAAGCTGGGCGCTTCGCCGGGCGACAACGATGAAGCCAGCCTGCCGACGCTGCCGCGCCTGGTGGGGCGCGCCCATGTGGTCAAGGACGTGGACGGTTGGCGCGTGGGCGACGTGGAGGCGCAGTTGGGCGGCCGAACCGTGATCAGTCGTGTCCTGCGCGACGGCGAAGCGGTCGACGCCATGCCCGAGTACGTGCTCGCCACCGGCGACGTCGTGGTCGTGCTGGGCCCGCGACGCTTTGCGCTGCGGGCCGGATCGGTCATCGGCCCGGAAATCCAGCTCCCCGAGGCGCACGCGGACGACCTGCAGCTCAGCGAGCGGCAGGTCGTCGTCAGCCAGAAGTCCGTTAACGGCCATACCGTGGGCGAGCTGGCCCAGCGGCCCAACGCCCGGCGCGCGCGGGGCGTATTCCTGCAATCCATTTCACGGTCCGGGCACGTGCTGCCGATCACGCCCGCGACCGTGGTGCAGTATGGCGACCTGGTCACGCTGGTGGGCGCGGAACCCGAGCTGTCGGAGGCGATGGCCGCGCTGGGTTCCGAACTGCGCCGCAGCGGCGTGACCGACCTGGTCTTCCTGGCGTTCGGCATTCTTGCCGGCCTGATGCTGGGCAGCCTGGGGGCAAGGCTCTGGGGGATCCCGGTGTCGCTGGGCAGCGGGGGCGGGGCGCTGGTCAGCGGCCTGGTCTGCGGCTGGATCAATGCCAAGCGGCCGTCGATCGGCCATATGCCGGCCCATGCGGTGCAATTGCTCAAGGACCTGGGGCTGGCGATCTTCGTGGCCTGCGTGGGGCTGTCGGCCGGGCCCGACGCGCTGTCGCTGATCCGCGAGCACGGCGCGGTGCTGCCGCTGATCGGACTGCTGGTGTCGCTGGGACCGGCCTGCCTGTCGCTGTGGGTGGGCCACAAACTGCTGAAGATCGAAGGCCCGCTGCTGGTGGGCGCCATCGCCGGCCAGCACGTCAGCACCCCGGCCATCAGCGCCATCCTGACGGCCAGCGGCAGCTCCGTGCCGCTGCTGGGTTACACGGTGACGTACGCCATTGCCAACGTGCTGCTCCCGGTGCTGGGGCCGATCATCGTGTCGCTGGCCTACCACTTGAGCTGA
- a CDS encoding sulfate ABC transporter substrate-binding protein, with the protein MSFRKAGWLAATAALAAVTVSFAALSPAHAQAPQKQTLLNVSYDPTRELYRAIDDAFVKHYKEKANVDLTIRQSHGGSGRQARSVIDGLEADVVTLALAYDIDAIADRGLLPENWQARLPQNSAPYTSTIVFLVRKGNPKQIKDWDDLVKDGVQVITPNPKTSGGARWNYLAAWAYALDKNGGSEEKARAFVGDLLKHVPVLDTGARGATTTFVERGVGDVLLAWENEAFLALEELGPDKFDIVVPSLSILAEPPVAVVDKVVDKKGTRAAAQAYLEFLYTPAAQEIIAKNYYRPLDKTVAAKYEAKFPKVKLVTIDDKIFGGWRKAQKDHFSDGGTFDQIYQPQKK; encoded by the coding sequence ATGTCTTTCAGGAAAGCCGGTTGGTTGGCCGCGACGGCCGCGTTGGCCGCAGTGACGGTGTCGTTTGCCGCGTTGTCGCCCGCGCACGCGCAGGCGCCGCAGAAGCAGACGCTGCTGAACGTGTCCTACGACCCGACGCGCGAGCTCTACCGCGCCATCGATGACGCCTTCGTCAAGCACTACAAGGAAAAGGCCAACGTCGACTTGACGATCCGCCAGTCGCACGGCGGTTCTGGCCGCCAGGCGCGCTCGGTCATCGACGGGCTGGAAGCCGACGTGGTGACCCTGGCGCTGGCCTACGACATCGACGCCATCGCCGACCGCGGCCTGCTGCCCGAGAACTGGCAGGCCCGCCTGCCGCAGAACAGCGCGCCCTACACGTCCACCATCGTGTTCCTGGTGCGCAAGGGCAATCCCAAGCAGATCAAGGACTGGGACGACCTGGTCAAGGACGGCGTGCAGGTCATCACCCCCAATCCCAAGACCTCGGGCGGCGCCCGCTGGAACTACCTGGCCGCCTGGGCCTATGCGCTGGACAAGAACGGCGGCAGCGAGGAAAAGGCGCGCGCCTTCGTTGGCGACCTGCTCAAGCATGTGCCGGTGCTGGACACCGGCGCGCGCGGCGCCACCACCACGTTCGTGGAGCGCGGCGTGGGCGACGTGCTGCTCGCCTGGGAGAACGAGGCCTTCCTGGCGCTGGAAGAGCTGGGTCCGGACAAGTTCGACATCGTGGTGCCGTCGCTGTCCATCCTGGCCGAGCCGCCGGTGGCCGTCGTCGACAAGGTCGTGGACAAGAAGGGCACCCGCGCCGCCGCGCAGGCCTACCTTGAGTTCCTGTACACCCCGGCCGCGCAGGAAATCATCGCCAAGAACTACTACCGGCCCCTGGACAAGACGGTCGCCGCCAAATACGAGGCCAAGTTCCCCAAGGTCAAGCTCGTCACCATCGACGACAAGATCTTCGGCGGCTGGCGCAAGGCGCAGAAGGACCACTTCAGCGACGGCGGCACGTTCGACCAGATCTACCAGCCTCAGAAAAAGTAA
- a CDS encoding peroxiredoxin, producing MSQLRLGDTAPDFEQESSAGPIRFHEYLGNSWGVLFSHPADFTPVCTTELGYTAKLADEFAKRNVKVLALSVDGTDSHTKWIEDINDTQSTTVNFPIIADKDRKVSELYDMIHPNASATATVRSVFVIDPNKKVRLTITYPASTGRNFNEILRVIDSLQLTDSHSVATPVNWEDGDDVIIVPSLQDEAVIKEKFPKGYKAVRPYLRITPQPNK from the coding sequence ATGAGTCAACTACGCCTGGGCGATACCGCCCCTGATTTCGAGCAGGAATCCTCGGCTGGCCCCATCCGCTTCCATGAGTACCTGGGCAACAGCTGGGGGGTGCTGTTTTCGCATCCGGCCGACTTCACGCCCGTCTGCACGACCGAGCTGGGCTATACGGCCAAGCTGGCCGACGAATTCGCCAAGCGCAATGTGAAGGTCCTGGCCCTGTCGGTTGACGGGACCGACTCGCATACCAAGTGGATCGAGGACATCAACGATACGCAGTCGACGACGGTCAACTTCCCGATCATCGCCGACAAGGACCGCAAGGTTTCCGAGCTTTACGACATGATCCACCCGAATGCCAGCGCCACGGCGACCGTGCGCTCGGTGTTCGTCATCGATCCGAACAAGAAGGTGCGCCTGACCATCACGTATCCGGCCAGCACCGGACGCAACTTCAACGAAATCCTGCGCGTCATCGATTCCCTGCAACTTACCGACAGCCACAGCGTGGCCACGCCGGTGAACTGGGAAGACGGCGACGACGTGATCATCGTTCCGTCCCTGCAGGACGAGGCGGTCATCAAAGAGAAGTTCCCGAAGGGCTACAAGGCCGTGCGTCCGTACCTGCGCATCACGCCGCAACCGAATAAGTAA
- the cysW gene encoding sulfate ABC transporter permease subunit CysW, whose amino-acid sequence MSAADYPAHLTEPRWVRGVLLFIALGFLALFLLVPLAAVFAEAFRKGWALYLDAIVEPDAWAAIRLTLLVAAIALPVNLVFGVAAAWAITKFQFRGKQFLITLIDLPFSVSPVVAGLVFVLLFGSQGWFGEWLQAHDIKIVYAVPGIILATLFVTFPFVARELIPLMQAQGSEEEQAALTLGASGWQIFWRVTLPNIKWGLLYGAILCNARAMGEFGAVSVVSGQIRGLTNTMTLHVEILYNEYQYSAAFAVASLLALLALVTLVAKNVVEWRNARLLQGADQPVEYPGPAASIKPAVA is encoded by the coding sequence ATGAGCGCAGCGGATTATCCGGCTCACCTGACCGAGCCGCGCTGGGTGCGCGGCGTCCTGCTGTTCATCGCCTTGGGATTCCTGGCGCTCTTTCTGCTGGTGCCGCTGGCGGCGGTGTTCGCCGAGGCGTTCCGCAAGGGATGGGCGCTGTATCTGGACGCCATCGTCGAGCCCGACGCCTGGGCCGCCATCCGGCTGACGCTGCTGGTCGCGGCGATTGCCTTGCCCGTGAACCTGGTGTTTGGCGTTGCCGCCGCCTGGGCCATCACCAAGTTCCAGTTCCGTGGCAAGCAATTCCTCATCACGCTGATCGACCTGCCTTTCTCGGTGTCGCCCGTGGTGGCGGGGCTGGTGTTCGTGCTGCTGTTCGGTTCGCAGGGCTGGTTCGGCGAATGGCTGCAGGCGCACGACATCAAGATCGTCTATGCGGTGCCCGGCATCATCCTGGCGACGCTGTTCGTGACCTTTCCGTTCGTGGCGCGCGAGCTCATTCCGCTGATGCAGGCGCAGGGCAGCGAGGAAGAGCAGGCGGCGCTGACGCTGGGCGCCAGCGGCTGGCAGATTTTCTGGCGCGTCACGCTGCCCAACATCAAGTGGGGCCTTCTGTACGGGGCCATCCTGTGCAATGCGCGGGCCATGGGTGAATTCGGCGCGGTGTCGGTGGTGTCGGGCCAGATCCGCGGGCTGACCAACACGATGACGCTGCACGTCGAGATTCTCTACAACGAGTACCAGTATTCCGCGGCGTTCGCCGTCGCCTCGCTGCTGGCCCTGCTGGCGCTGGTGACCCTGGTGGCGAAGAACGTGGTCGAGTGGCGCAACGCGCGCCTTCTGCAGGGCGCGGACCAGCCGGTGGAGTATCCCGGCCCCGCGGCATCCATCAAGCCGGCGGTCGCCTGA
- the cysT gene encoding sulfate ABC transporter permease subunit CysT — translation MTSASNPAANGAQAPFAVRRNSPGVLPGFGISMGYAVLYLSVLVLIPLAALPIKSAGLGWQGFWDAVTAPRVLASYQLTFGASFIAALVNLVFGTVVAWVLVRYRFPGKKILDALVDLPFALPTAVAGIALTALYSQKGWLGGPLSEWFGLKVAFTPLGIVIALIFIGVPFVVRTVQPVLEDVEREIEEAAASLGADRWQTFRRVLLPTIMPALMTGFALAFARAVGEYGSVVFIAGNMPMVSEITPLLIISKLEQFDYAGAAAIATVMLVLSFVLLLIINLLQGWQARRGLGRLS, via the coding sequence ATGACTTCAGCCTCGAACCCGGCGGCAAACGGCGCGCAAGCGCCTTTTGCCGTGCGGCGCAACAGCCCGGGCGTGCTACCCGGATTCGGCATTTCCATGGGCTATGCGGTGCTGTATCTCAGCGTGCTCGTGCTGATCCCGCTGGCCGCCTTGCCCATCAAGAGCGCGGGGCTGGGATGGCAGGGCTTCTGGGACGCGGTGACCGCGCCACGCGTGCTCGCCTCGTACCAACTGACGTTCGGCGCGTCGTTCATTGCGGCGCTGGTGAACCTGGTGTTCGGCACCGTCGTCGCGTGGGTCCTGGTGCGCTACCGCTTTCCCGGCAAGAAGATCCTGGATGCGTTGGTCGACCTGCCGTTCGCGTTGCCGACGGCCGTGGCGGGCATCGCCCTGACCGCGCTGTACTCGCAAAAGGGCTGGCTGGGCGGGCCGCTGTCCGAATGGTTCGGCCTGAAGGTGGCGTTCACGCCGCTGGGCATTGTCATCGCGCTCATCTTCATCGGCGTGCCGTTCGTGGTGCGCACGGTGCAGCCGGTGCTCGAAGACGTGGAGCGCGAAATCGAAGAAGCCGCCGCCAGCCTGGGCGCCGACCGCTGGCAGACCTTTCGCCGCGTGCTGCTGCCCACGATCATGCCCGCCCTGATGACGGGGTTTGCGCTGGCGTTCGCCCGCGCGGTGGGCGAGTACGGGTCGGTGGTGTTCATTGCCGGCAACATGCCGATGGTGTCCGAGATCACGCCGCTCCTGATCATTTCCAAACTGGAGCAGTTCGACTACGCCGGCGCGGCCGCCATTGCGACCGTGATGCTGGTCCTGTCGTTCGTGCTGCTCCTCATCATCAATCTGTTGCAGGGCTGGCAGGCGCGCCGCGGCCTGGGGAGGCTGTCATGA